Within Bacillus sp. Marseille-Q1617, the genomic segment GAATTCGCGCCTAACGAAGAAGGTAAAGGATTCGAATTCGAGAATGGTATCGTCGGTGGTGTAGTTCCACGTGAATACATCCCTGCAGTACAAGCCGGCCTTGAAGATGCACTTGAAAATGGTGTACTTGCTGGTTTCCCACTTGTTGATGTTAAAGCAAGATTATTCGATGGTTCATACCATGATGTTGACTCCTCTGAAATGGCGTTTAAGATCGCTGCTTCAATGGCACTTAAGAATGCCGCTTCTAAATGTAAGCCGGTAATCCTTGAGCCAATGATGAAAGTAGAGGTTGTTATCCCTGAGGAATACCTTGGAGATATCATGGGTGACGTCACTTCCCGTCGTGGACGCGTAGAAGGTATGGAAGCACGCGGTAACGCACAAGTCGTTAAAGCGTTCGTACCTCTATCAGAAATGTTTGGTTATGCAACGTCTCTTCGTTCTAACACACAAGGACGCGGAACGTACTCCATGCACTTCGACCACTACGAAGAAGTACCTAAGTCGATTTCAGAAGAAATCATCAAAAAAAATAAAGGTGAATAATTGATTTATTCCCTTCAATAAAGTATAAATACTATTGTAAGCTAGTACATTTTCAGGGGTGGAGCGATCCGCTTCTGAAAATAACCTAACAATATACTTATTTCTTTCAAAACTAAAGGAGGATTTTCAAATGGGTAAGGAAAAATTTGATCGTTCCAAGCAACATGCGAATATCGGTACAATCGGTCACGTTGACCATGGTAAAACTACTTTAACTGCTGCAATCACAACTACACTTCACAAGAAGTATGGTCGTGGAACTGCAATGGCTTATGACCAAATCGATGGTGCACCAGAAGAAAGAGAGCGTGGTATCACAATCTCTACTGCACACGTTGAGTACGAAACTGACACTCGTCACTATGCACACGTTGACTGCCCAGGACACGCTGACTATGTTAAAAACATGATCACTGGTGCTGCGCAAATGGACGGTGGAATCCTAGTAGTATCTGCTGCTGATGGTCCAATGCCACAAACTCGTGAGCACATCCTTCTTTCTCGTCAAGTAGGTGTACCTTACCTAGTTGTATTCATGAACAAATGTGACATGGTAGACGACGAAGAGCTACTTGAACTAGTAGAAATGGAAGTACGTGACCTTCTTTCTGAGTACGATTTCCCTGGTGATGACGTACCTGTAATCAAAGGTTCTGCTCTTAAAGCTCTTGAGGGAGATCCTGAGTGGGAAGCGAAAATCTTCGAACTTATGGAAGCTGTAGACAGCTACATCCCAACTCCAGAGCGTGACACTGAAAAGCCATTCATGATGCCAGTTGAGGACGTATTCTCAATCACTGGTCGTGGTACAGTTGCTACTGGACGTGTTGAGCGTGGACAAGTTAAAGTTGGTGACGAAATCGAAATCATCGGTATCTCTGAAGAGTCTAAAAAGACTACAGTTACTGGTGTAGAAATGTTCCGTAAGCTTCTTGATTATGCTGAAGCTGGAGACAACATCGGTGCGCTGCTTCGTGGTGTATCCCGTGACGATATCCAACGTGGTCAAGTACTTGCTAAGCCAGGTACAATCACTCCACACACTAAGTTCAAAGCAGAAGTTTATGTTCTTTCTAAAGAAGAAGGTGGACGTCACACTCCATTCTTCACTAACTACCGCCCTCAGTTCTACTTCCGTACAACTGACGTAACTGGTATCTGTAACCTTCCTGAAGGTGTAGAAATGGTTATGCCTGGCGATAACATCGAAATGACTGTTGAGCTTATCGCTCCAATCGCTATCGAAGAAGGTACTAAGTTCTCTATCCGTGAGGGTGGACGTACTGTAGGTGCTGGAGTAGTAGCAACTATCACTGAGTAATCAATGATGATATAAAACAGATGGACTTCATGTCCATCTGTTTTTTTTATGTAATTGAGTGCGAAGTGAATATTATTGGATTGTATCTATGTAAGGAAAAATAATTAGAATGCTAAGTTAAGGAAGATCTTGAGCTGATTATTTAAAGAGCAGCTGAAAGTTTTGTTCAAAATGAGTTATAGTACAAAGATTTCAAGGATTTAAGGTTCGATATGATGATATATGATCCTAATTGTAAAAAATACAATCCTAATCCGAATTTTACTATCCTAAATATAAAAATAAGATCCTATTTACAGATTGATGATCTTCTAAGAATAATTCAAAACAAACCTTATCTGTTTCTGATCAATTTTCAATAAATCACTACTCAAAATCACCAGCTAAAACCACATTAAACACCTCCCAAAAACGACTTTCTTCTATAGTATATAAACGATCCAAACTAAAAACATAATTCTTTCGCTCCAACCAATATTTAATATTGTGAAAACTCTACATACCCTTGCTATTCATCTGTCCGCTTTGTATAATAGAGAAAGTGTGCGAAACATATAGATTTTGTAAGAAACCCTTGCATCTTCTAGGTGTTTTAGTTATAATAGACAATGTTGGTCTTTGACTGCGATGAAATGGAAGGTTGCTGACACACCCGGCCGCTTTGCCATGGCGAGTGTGTGGGAAATTTCCATGGAGAATGTCTATTTAAAAATAGGCGAAAAAGGAGGGAAAATAATGGCAAAACAAAAGATTCGTATTCGTTTAAAGGCTTATGATCACAGAATTCTTGATCAATCAGCTGAGAAAATTGTTGAAACAGCAAA encodes:
- the tuf gene encoding elongation factor Tu; the protein is MGKEKFDRSKQHANIGTIGHVDHGKTTLTAAITTTLHKKYGRGTAMAYDQIDGAPEERERGITISTAHVEYETDTRHYAHVDCPGHADYVKNMITGAAQMDGGILVVSAADGPMPQTREHILLSRQVGVPYLVVFMNKCDMVDDEELLELVEMEVRDLLSEYDFPGDDVPVIKGSALKALEGDPEWEAKIFELMEAVDSYIPTPERDTEKPFMMPVEDVFSITGRGTVATGRVERGQVKVGDEIEIIGISEESKKTTVTGVEMFRKLLDYAEAGDNIGALLRGVSRDDIQRGQVLAKPGTITPHTKFKAEVYVLSKEEGGRHTPFFTNYRPQFYFRTTDVTGICNLPEGVEMVMPGDNIEMTVELIAPIAIEEGTKFSIREGGRTVGAGVVATITE